The Edwardsiella tarda ATCC 15947 = NBRC 105688 region GGTGCCAAGATTGTCACCAGCCATGATGATGTCTGCCTTATCGAGTTACATGTTCCGGCAGATCATGAGTTTAACCATGTACAGCAGGAAGTGGAGCGCATCCTGACACGTGTGCAGCTGCGTCCGCTGGCGCGGGGTATTCACCGCGACCGTCGCCTGATCCAGTTGTGCTATACCGCCGAGGTGGTGGGGAGTGCCTTCAAGCTGTTGGAGGAGTCGGCGATCCCCGGACTGTTGCAATTGCGTGATGGCTTAGCGTTAGTGGCGATGGTCGGTGCCGGCGTGAGTCGTAATCCACTGCATGCCCATCGTTTTTATCAACAGCTGAAAGAGCAGCCGGTTGAGTTTATCTGGCAGTCGGAGGAGAGCATCAGCCTGGTGGCGGTGTTGCGCTGTGGGCCGACTGAAGCCTTGGTGCAGGGACTGCATAGTTCGCTCTTCCGAGCGGAGAAGCGCGTCGGTCTGGTGTTGTTCGGCAAGGGCAACATCGGTTCGCGTTGGCTGGAGCTGTTCACCCGGGAGCAGGGTAACCTCTCTGCGCGCAGCGGCTTCGAGTTTATTCTGGCCGGGGTCGTCGATAGCAATCGTAGCCTATTGAATTACGAGGGGTTAGATGCCAGCCGGGCGTTAGCTTTCTTCGACGAGGAAGCTCAAGCGATGGATGAGGAGACGCTATTCCTGTGGATGCGTGCCCACCCTTATGATGATCTGGTGGTGTTGGATGTGACTGCCAGTGCTGCGTTGGCGCAGCAGTACCGCGATTTCGCCAGTTATGGCTTCCATGTGGTCAGCGCCAACAAACTGGCCGGTGCCGCGGCCAGCCAAGAGTACCGTCAGATCCGTGATGCTTTCGAGAAGACAGGGCGTCACTGGCTGTATAATGCCACTGTCGGCGCCGGCCTGCCGGTCAACTATACCGTGCGTGATCTCCGTGATAGCGGTGATACGATCCTTTCTATCAGCGGTATTTTCTCCGGTACGCTCTCCTGGCTGTTCCTGCAATTTGACGGTACGGTGCCATTTAGCGCCTTGGTGGATCAGGCTTGGCAGCAAGGGCTGACGGAGCCGGATCCGCGGGTTGATCTCTCCGGTCAGGATGTGATGCGCAAGCTGGTGATCCTGGCGCGTGAGGCGGGTTATGACATCGAGCCCTCACAGGTGCGAGTGGAGTCGTTGGTCCCCGCCGGTGGGGAGCAGGGCTCCATCGACCATTTCTTCGAGAATAGCGAGGCCTTGGACGAGCAGATGTTACAGCGCCTGGAGGCCGCTAATGAGATGGGGCTGGTATTGCGCTATGTGGCTCGTTTCGATGCTAATGGCAAGGCGCGTGTCGGTGTTGAGGCGGTACGCGCCGATCACCCGCTGGCGGCATTGCTGCCATGCGATAACGTCTTCGCTATCGAGAGTCGCTGGTATCGTGATAATCCGTTAGTGATCCGAGGCCCGGGTGCCGGGCGGGACGTGACCGCAGGCGCTATTCAGTCCGATCTCAATCATCTGTCACGCCTGTTATAAGGTCTCTCCCTACCCGGCGTGCTGGGTAGGGATTTCCTCTTGTGCGCACTGCATGGTTTTAGGGTATACTCGCGCCCGCGAGGGAAGATCGTCGTCTCCGGTGAGGCGGCTGGACTTCAAATCCAGTTGGGGCCGCCAGCGGTCCCGGGCAGGTTCGACTCCTGTGATCTTCCGCCAAATATCCTCTTCTGTGATCGCAGACAGTCCCATGGCAACGTCGACGTTCAGGATCACAACTGCGCACTGACAGCAAAGCCCTTATCAATCGAGGCTCCATCACTTTCTGGCTGGATGACGATGGCGATTCAGGCCTGGTATGAGTCAGCAACGCCCGCATCACGGGGACGACCTCAGCGCTATTCTGCCCACGCTATCACCACTACCCTGGTGGTTCAACGTGTCTTCTGGCTGACCCTGCGGGCCGCACAGGACTTTATTGACGCTATCACGGTGAGAAAATTAGAGTAACTATTTTGGCTCATTGGTGTTAATTACAATGATTTGCCAAGTGCTCATGGGTTCCTTTTGTTATCGCTACCTCTACTCATTGACAAAAATTATTCTATGCTTATTTATCAATAAATCATCATTAATTATTAATGAATGCCGATGAGTAGGTGCTGGTTTATTTAATTCTCTCTTTTCGATAATCCTAATGTTATATCTATTACTCTTAGGCTAATTATTTATTTTATAAATCATTACTGCCATCGACTTTACCCTGATAAGGCGGAGTCGTTATTTGAATTTCATAAAGTGTAGCCATAAAGTGGGCAAGGTGCACGAAGTTACACCTTATCGATTGAATCGTTCACTAGAGAGCGCAGAGTAATGTGGTGAACACGATCATAATGAACCATGGCTATTCATCTCTTGTCGCGTTACTTACTCAGTCGATTGATATTCAATACAGTATGACAACCTCGTTGTCACTCATCGTTCATGCTTATCCACTGAGTTGCCTTGATTATATTAATGACTCGATCAGGATTAATATTATGGAACGCAGTCCGGTAAAAAGTACACTGATGTGGCTACCGCTTATTGTCGTCTGTATCGCCCAGATAGGGACTTCCGGCGATAACGCCGTGCTCTCGATAGCGACCAATGAGTTTATCCATAAGTTGGCGGCCTCAATGGATCAGGTGCAACTGGCCAACATTGTCTACAGCTTGTTGGCCGGTGCCCTGATGGTCTTTGGTGGCATGTTGGGCATCGCCAAGGGATTCAAGCGTGTTTTTATGGCGGGAGCAGCCTTATGCGCGGTCGGCGAGGCGCTGGCCGTGATGGCTCCGACCATGGCGCTACTGATTTGGGGCGCGCGGACACTTACCGGTTTAGGCGCCGCCCTGATGATCCCATCTGTTTTGGGCGTGATTGTCTCGCTGTATGAGGGGAAGGCTCGCGCCATTGCTTTTGGCGGCGTGGGGGCTGCGACCGGTTTTGCCGTGGTGATTATGCCTGTCGGTGCGGGTTTTATTATGGATTTACTCGGCTACCGTGCGGCGTTTCTGACGCTATCGGTGTGGTTTATCGCGGTTTTTCTGGTTGCGTGGAGGAGTATTCCGGAGATTAAGCCGAGTCGCATACGCATTGACTATCTCGGTACCCTGCTGGTCTCGCTCGGTTTACTGTCCTTTATCATCGGCTGTTCAAAGATCAGTCTATGGGGATTGATTGAACCGATGTCTGCTCCTTTCACCTTCTTGGGGGTGTCTCCGGCCCTGCCTTTGGCACTCCTTGGCGTCATAATCATGGCGGTGACCGTATGGGTAGAGAAGCGTATTGAAGAAAAACATGGTGCCGCATTACTCCCTCGTTCTTTTCTTCGTACCCGCCAGGTGCGCAATGGGCTATATGTGACCGGGCTTATTTTTGTGGTCTTCGGCGGCGCTTTTTTCGTGATTGTCTCTTGGGTTATGGTCGTCGCCGGATGGAGCGGGATTGAATCCGGTCTGGCCATGATGGTCATGGCCATCCCTATGATCGTGCTGTCTCTTACTATTCCAAAGAAAGCCAGTCACCTCTCTCCTCGTGGGGTTGTGCTGGCCTCCACGGCGATGGTGGTAGCCGGAACTGTATTGATACTGAGTGCATTATTGCCTGATGGCTTCGATCCGATACTGATGTATCCCGGCCTCGCCCTGCTTGGTGCCGGACAGGGTGGGTATTCCTCTCAGTCTGCCATGATTGTGGCGGCGGCCCTGAATCCCCGTGATGCGGCACAATCTGGTGGTATTCAATGTTCTACGCGCAATGTTTGGCAGGCGGCAGGTGTGGCGATCATTGGCGCGGTGATGTTGTTCGGCTCGACCGCTATCTTTAAAAACCGGATTGAAAATGGCGAGGTCTCCACGATCGTAAAGGTTTATGTCGCCAACACGCCGGTTCATGGTTTTATGGCCAATCAGGCCATGTTGGAACGCATTCAGAATGCCGGAGCCTCGGCCGAGGAGGCGGAGAAGGCGCTGGCTATCTATAAAATCGCCCGTATTGAATCAGCTCGTTGGGCGTTTTGGTCACTAGTACTGTTGGTATTACTCCATATTCCCGGTTTTATGGGTATCCCCACTCAAGGCTGGACGGTGAGGGCAAGCAGCGAAAAAGTGGGTAGCGATTAAGTTATCTGATAATTCTATGCGTGAAGGAATCAATAGTATGAAAATGGATAATATTGCTTTTCGTTTGATTGATATGACGAGTCCGGTAACGCTATTTCTCGCTAAGAAAGTCATTACTATGGATCCGGCGGCTCCATGTGCCGAATGTGTCGCCAGCCAACATGGCACGATTGTGGCGGTGGGGCCGACAGAGACGGTCATGAAAGCATTAGCGCTACACCATTGCGCCATTGAGGTCGATGATAGGTTTCGTGAATATTATATTTATCCGGGTTTCTCCGAACACCATATGCATCCCCATATGATGGGTGCATTCTTGCGTGATGCTCATTATATCGGTTATGTCGACCGTAAAGGCGTGGATGGGACGCGCCTTCCGGGCATTCAGTCCGTTGACGCATTAATTGAGCGACTTCGGCAGCTGCTCCGCCACGATCATGCTCGTCTGGCCTCATCGGCTACACAGTGGCTAAACTGTTGGGGATTCGACCCTCTCTTGTTGAATAATGCGGATGTCAGCCGTGATGTCTTGGATCAGGTCTCGACGGAGTACCCTATTTGTCTTAGCCATGCTTCCGGGCATGTTATCAATGTGAACTCCCGCGCATTAACCCTGTGTGGTTATGAGCGCATGCCTGCCGACCCTAACCTATTTTGTTATGAAGATGGTCGTTTAAACGGCACCATTGCAGAATTGGCGATGATGCAACCCGCCATTGCTAATGGCGCCGCCCGTATGGATTTCTCTCTAGAGGGATTACTTGATGCTGGAGAAATCGCCACTCGGATTGCCCGTATACATGGTTGTACATCGATTACGGATAAAGGAACCAATATTCCTGTGATACCGGGGAATATGGCAGCAGAAGCCTGGATTAAGGGGGCGGCGCAGAAGCGGTTACATACTCGCGTTATTATGGAACCGTGGTTTTCCACGATAGAACGTTGGCGATACAAGACATGGTCGGGATGGGAGGCGGTCGAAGCCTTGCGCAATGAATATCATCCGCGCCTGAGCGTGGGAAATTATAAGTTATTAGCCGATGGTTCTATCCAGGCCTTTACGGCGTACCTATTGCCAGATCAATCATATGTGACGCCAGGTAAACCGAATGGCTTGTTGCTGATGGATGCAGACGCGATGGCTAAGCATATTGCTCTGGCCGAGAGTCATGGTATGTCGTGCTCGATCCACACCAATGGTAATGGTGCTACCGAGGCGGCGCTGGAGGCTATCGCCCTGGTTCGCGCCAATAATCCGAACCCTGGTTTCCGCCATTCTTTAGAGCATTGCCAGCTGGCTACAGAGAATCAGTTTTACCGCATGGCAAGGCTCGGTGTCACACCGAATTTATTTGCCAATCATCTCTACTTTTGGGGCGACGTACACTGCAAGTACACGGTCGGTCCCCACGGCGTCCGTCGGATGGATGCCTGCCGCAGTGCTACCCGCTATGGATTGAAGCATGGAGTGCACTCTGACGATATGGTGACGGAGGTCGCTCCGCTCTTTTCTGCCTGGTGCGCCGTCAATCGCCGCTCCCTGACTGGGGTCGTTTATGGTGAGGATCAGTGTCTCACCGTGGATGAGGCCATGCGGGTGATTACGTATAACCATGCATGGCTGGCGCACCAAGATGATGTACGCGGTAGCATTGAGCTGGGTAAATGGGCAGATTTTACCGTGCTGGAGGAGGAGGCCACGGAGGCTGTTCGTGAGCGGCTGAAGGATATTCGTATTATTGGGACGGTGATTGGTGGTGACGATATCATGCTTAATTGATGGAGCGGGGGAGGTCTGTACCTCCCCTCGGTAGCCATGCTAAATCTGCGTGGTGTAAACAATCGCCACGAACCTGACTTGAGAGCAATGGTTGGGTTCGCCATGTTTAATATTTCATTTACGTTGATGTTGTTCCCTCAATATATTTCTGATGCCTATCTTTATGGTTATGAAGTGATGGGCGGGATGATGGCTTGTTGGGGGGCTGGCGCATTTATCGGCCTATGGCTATTTCGATCTCTCCGTAGCATGCGAAGCCTGTCCTGTTGGGGCGGCTCGTTGCTCTTGCTGTATGCCATATTGATGTTGTTGGTTCCTGCGTATGTCTCTGTTGTCCTACTGGCCTGTACACTCTTTCTCTTGGGGATTATCCATAGCTGCTTATGCCTCCTGTTGTCGCTCGGGGCATTTCCCCATCAAGTGAGTTTCTCACGATGTTGGCAGCCTGATCGCTGGCCGCTGTCATTGATCATCGGAGAGGTGAGCGGTATTTCCCTTGCCGCGTTGATGCCGGATCCTGTGCGGGGAATTTCGTTGGGGGGGCTGGGAGGGCTTGCCGCCGCTATTTTCTATGGATATCTGGTACCTGGGGCGCGTGTCGTGTCGGATATTCCGATTGCGCGGCACTGGTCGGTCATGGAGCTCATGGTGACCAGACGCTTATTCATGGTTATTGGTTGGGGGAGTATCTGTTTGGCCTCCCATATGTTGTTTATGTCGTTTCCCACACTGATGAAGACGCTCTTTGACTTTTCTACATGGCAATCCGGCATGGTGATAGCCGTTTCCGATTTGATTGTATTGGGTTTTTATCCTGGGATGCGCGTGTTGGGGCCCCGCTGGGGGGCGGGATGGGCTTGGCTGGGGGTATCAATCATCTCGTTGCTCATTTTCCTGCTATTTTCGTTTTGTGCTGTGAGTTTGATTTCGTCGATCATGGTGATGCTAAGTGTCCACTGTTGCTGGCTTGTGTTTGTGATATCCAGCGTACAGCAGGGGAGCGCGGCCTTTTGTGGTGCTAGCGGCGGCGTATCTGTGCCATATTCCGTGATATTTTTCTCCTGTATTGCCTACCTACCAGCCGGCCTGCTCAATAGTTACCTAACGATCACTCTGGGTATGGCCTATCTTCCTCTATTTGCTGTGGGGATCTGCCTGGTGGGGATAGTCTGTGTACTGGGTGGCCAGGTATTATCCGCTATGACGCCAGGGCGTTGAGCGGGATTGGTCTGTCGAGAATCGGGCCCCGCTTCAAGATTAATTCTAGGTAGGTCGATGATGAAAATTCTTTGTTTTCCGGCAGCGGAGGGGGGAGCCGCACCGATGGTACATTTCCTTGGACAGTTGTCTGGGAAGTTAGCCGAGTCGATTAAAAAGAAGTTGATCGCTTTCAGTACCCAGGAGACGATCTACTCCTCCTCAAGTCTAAAAATTCTGAAACCCACGATATGGGGATATAAAGGCACTATCTATAAACTCCGTGTGGATTGTGGCGCACAGTCTGCGCGGGTGCTATTTACCTTGAGCCGTTCTAACGATCTGGTGGTGCTGCACGCCTTTTTGAAGAAAACACGTAAGACGCCCCCGAAAGAGGCCGAAATCGCGATACGTCATTTAGCGGCATTAAATGCAGGTGCTGATCCGGTTCCTTTATTTCCACATGATACCTAACGAGTGAGCCTGATACGCCAATCCGTGATGAGGGGAAGAGAGGTGCCGCTATTCTATGAACCGCTTCACTTCGTGTCTTGACATCACAGGTTATGATGCCTGACTGGAGATCGTGAGTAATGTGATATCAGTGCTACCCATTCACATCAGCGGAGGTAAGGGAGCGATGCGTCAGAGGATTATTGTATGCCCTATCATTCAGAATGAAGGGGCGTTTCTGTTGTGCAAGATGGCGGATGATCGAGGCGTGTTCCCTGGACAATGGGCGCTACCGGGAGGCGGGATGGAGGTCGGGGAAACCATGGAGGCGGCCCTACGGCGTGAGATCCGCGAGGAGTTGGGAGAGTCCTTGGTGATCAGCGAGATAACGCCGTGGACATTCCGTGATGACGTACGAACCAAGCGTTACGCGGATGGCCGTACCGAAGAGATTTACATGGTCTACCTGATCTTCGACTGCGTTAGCCGCAATCGGGACATTATCTTTAATGAAGAGTTTCAGCAAGTGGCCTGGGTTATGCCTGAGGCACTGGCCGGGATGGATCTTAATGAGGCGACCCGGCTGACCTTCTGCCAGAAGGGGCTGCTGTAATACCCGATGGGAGTGTGGGGCGTGTGGGACTCGATGCGGTAGTGGGGAAGGGCGCGTCGCGTTGTTGGTGTTAGGGGGTTTTCGTTCCTGTCTCCCGTGCGGGTCGTCTGCTGGCCTTGAGATATCATGCGCAGAGGCGGCGCGCTACTATCATTCACTGGAGTGCCCATGGGTTAGCAGCGTAAGGAGGATGGTATGAGTGAGGGGAGCTTTGCCACGGCATTGGTGGTGACGATTGATGACAATACGGCGATGCGAGCATTCTTTAAAAAATTTTCACGTGATGAAGCGGCGATCAAGGCTAATCTCTACCATGAATTACCGCAGATTATCAGCCAGCGTCCTCATAAAATTAAGGCGGCGTGGGGTTTGAAGCATCAGGGGCAAACCATTCTTGAGTATAAAATAGTGTTGAAGCCCCGTAGTTTTCGTGCCGCCTATATCCAATGTCAGCAGCAGATATCGGTGATTTTTATCTCCGATATCCTGATTAAGCGCGAGTTTGTTAATGCGCTGGCGGCGACACATCTGGCCGATTGAACGTGTTCGGTTGTGGTCGAAGGTAAAAGCATCGTACCTCACCGTGTTGGTGAGGGTGAGTGATGACGTTCGGTGGTGCGTAGGCAGTGAGCCTGGCTCCGCCCCTTAATACGAATGTGATGAGATCTTTCGTTTTTTGTCGTTGTGAGGGAGGCGATAGGACCAGTATGCTTTGGGGCTGTATGAAACGCAGATATGTGCGCTGGGTACAATGCGACGAGCATGCCGCCAATGGATAGGGATAGCGATGCATCATTCACTTTCGCATCCGGCGAATACTCGTGGGACTGTGCGATGATAAGGACGCTATCATGCGGCTCGCGTCATGGTGCTTATGCGGCGAGCCGCGGATAGCGGGACAGCGTCTTCGCTATGGGTGATTACTCGTCGAAACTGGTGTAGAAGGTATCGTTATAGGTACACATACCGCAGTCAGCGAGGTTGCCGAAATTATTATTGTGGACTGGTGGGGTATGGGCACAGCCACTTAATACCAGGGCAGCGAGCAATAAGACGATGTATCTCATAATGGACTCCGGGTAAGGATTCTTCTGTTAAGAATTAGGTATATGCAATGCCCTACTCATCGTGAGCATTTAAATTCCCTGTGTTATTTACCGACGATTATAGCGTGAGATTTTTATGCTGTCTGCCTCACATTTAACCTAAAGTGCTTTCGCTAAGCATGAAATAATATGCAAAAAGGGTGCTGCAAAAATAAAAAGGCGTTCTGTATTTTTGGCTATTTTATAATTTCTGCACATTGTTGTGCAGCACGATAAAAAATGAAGAAATAATGGAGAATACAAAAATAATAGTGTTTTCGTTTGATTGTTTATTTTATCGATAGGATGAGTGATTGGTTATTATCTGACATGAAATGAAAGGAGCGACATTACGTATTGTACGATAGGCGATGTTTCCCCCATAGCGCGTGGGGCGATAGGCGGGAAGGAGAGCCGTATCGAGAGGGGGCGTACGTCATACTCTGTGGTATCTCACAAAAGCGCAGCAACGTAATGTTGTCTATTCTTATCAGGCAGTATGCTAGACCGATGCTTGGGCTATGCCAGAACCAGAACACCGGAGGGCATTGGGTGGCTGGTGCTTGGTGTGCTGATCCACGCAGGAATCGCGCTGTTTTACGGTGAGCCAGGAGGAGGGGGTTACGATGTACAAGAATATTTTGGTGCCTGTCGATATTGAGGAAGATCTCCTGACGCAAAATGCGCTGGAGCATGTGATTTACATGGCTAAACTGACGAATGCCGAGGTGCATTTCCTGTATGTTCTGCCTGATGCACAGGCATTCGTCACTGCATACTCCTTTGGTATCAAAGAGTTTGAAAATAAAGCCGTGGCAAACGCAGAAGAGAAGTTGCTGACGTTGATCGATCATATCGATCTGCCGCGAGAGCGGATGTCTTACACTATCCGTTTCGGTACTCCACGTGATGAGGCCTTGCTACAGGCCGAGGAGATGGGGGCTGATTTGATCGTGATTGGCTCCCATCGTCCGAGTGTGAAGACTTATCTACTGGGGTCTAACGCGGCGGCTATCGTTCGTCATGCCAAGACGAATGTGTTAGTGATTCGCTGAGATCGTCGCTATTTCTTGATGACTTGAGGCGTTTTCTCGATGGCTGCGTGGGTGTCACGGGCGCAGCCACTTGGTGTCCATAGCGACCTCTGTCGCCTTGGGAGGGGGTGATCGGCTAGCGATCTTTATCGTGTTGGTTAGTGAGCCTTTTTGGCATACGATTAGATTGGGATGTTTCTCGCTGCCTCAATAATTCACTGATATCACTATGAGCCAAAAAAATAATTCTTCGGAGTAAATGTTTATTGTATTTTTTGATTTATTTTAACGTAACTTTTTGATTGTTTAATGTTTTCCATATGTCTCTCGCTGAAGCCTCCCCCTTGCATCACGCTGGCTGCCGCGTAATACTAAAAATTAACGTTGTGATGGCGTGGCGTAATTTTACTTTATGCATATTATTTTAGATATTATGTAAGGTCATTGACGTTGGTGTTGGTATGATTTGGTCATGTTCTGAGTATGGCTAGGAGAGTAATAATCACGCCGGCGTTAGATAGAATTATTGTTGGTGATCTACTGACGATAATGTAGCAAAGACATCGTAGCATTATAATAACTAGGTAATTATTGCGCGGAGAATCCTCCGCGTTTTTTTTGGATATAATAAATAGTTATTAATTCTCTATCTGCTTAGTATCAGAATAGGATAAGTATATCGATAAGATTTGAGTAATCCTATCGTGTAAAGAAAACGCTACAGTGAAAATTTTCCAGTGAGATTGAAATAATCATATTCTTCGGTATGTTACTTTCATTATTGGGAGCAACTTTAGGCTTCTCTTTTATGCTATGTGCTGGCACCACGAGGTGGTAGTGAGATAAGGCATTTTGTTCATTTTGTAGGATGTCTGCTATGAAACTTTGCTGTGATGAATGTTGTGCGATAGTTTTAACAGAAAGTGATGTGAATGTCAGGTTTAGTGAGGGCGTACCCGTTAAGTTTAATGCTAATCATTTGATGTTGATCTCTGTGGAGAATGATGCAATAGACTTTTCGCTACTAGAGCCAGCTTATGTGCTTTATATTACTAGAGATTTGATAAAAGATTATCTGCACTTTTTGAAAAAAGATCTGACCAGTTATGCTCCGATATCACGTAATTTCCCACCCTACATGATGGAGCCTTGCCGAACACCCTATGTATTCAAAGAAGCGGCACGCCATTCGGTGATGCGGGATACTGATGAGATCGAGTATGAACGCAAGCGTTCGTTGACATTTGCCGCACTATCCATCTTCCTTAACAATAAGAATTTTATTCCATTTTTAATGAGGATGGTGCGGAACAATATTAGCGCAAATGTCTACAATATTATTCAAAGTGATATCAACAAGACCTGGAGCCTGACGACGGTGGCGAGTTGTCTATGCTTGAGTCCCAGCTCATTAAAGAAAAAACTAAAAAATGAGCAGACCAGTTACAGTAAAATTGTCACCGATTGCCGCATGCGCTATGCAGTAGAGCAGTTATTAGTCTTCAATAAGAATATCTCACAAGTTTCAGCCTTATGTGGCTATAGTAGTACCTCTTATTTTATTTCGGTATTTAAGGAATATTACGGAATGACGCCGTTAAATTATGTGCATCGTTATCGTGATGGTGCCATGTTATCCTAGTCTCTACGATAGCACGCGTCGCTAGCTGGCGTTGTTTGACACGGATGTCGTCACATTCCCCCCGAGCATGTTTGCTCTCTTCTACCGCTCATATCAGTAGTCTTTTGCTACCTTATCCGTTACGGTCATGGGCCCATTCTTATCCTAGTTATCTCTTATGCTCCATGGAGCGTAAGACATGTTATCGTCGGATTTTTAACGAGAAAAGCAGTTCAGTACTAAAAAGGTCGCTGAGGATAAGGTATGGTAACCGGCTCTTGTACCGTGTACCTGTGATGACACGGTGGCGTTCCATATTGTGTAGGTAGGGAGGGGAGTCGGTGATTGAAGTCGTTTTGGTTGATCAGCAGGATAAGCCGCTAGGACGGATGGAGAAGCTGGCGGCACACCGTGAGGGGCGCCTGCACCGAGCCCTGTCGGTTTATCTCTTCAATGCGCGAGGCGAACTGTTGCTGCAACGGCGCGCCGCCGATAAATACCATGCCGGTGGGCAATGGAGTAACACCTGTTGTAGCCATCCGTTGCCAGGGGAAGCGAACGACCAGGCCGCGATGCGCCGTTTGCAGGAAGAGATGGGGATGCAATGTGCGCTCGACCCGGCCTTAACGTTGTATTACCGCGTAGATGTGGGGCAAGGGTTGACCGAGCATGAGTTGACTCATGTGTTTGTAGGGCGTAGCGAGCAGAATCCACAGCTCAATCCGGCAGAGGTTGATGCCTTTGCGTGGCGCGCGCCTGAGCAGATCCTACAACATATGGCTCAGCAGCCGGATTATTACACACCCTGGTTTCGTGTCTGCCTACCGCAAGTCTTACAGCATCTTGCCGCGTGTCCGCGTGAAGTGGTATAGGGTCGATATCACGGATAGTGATAAGCATGAGGCCATGTACCGTGTCGGATGACTCGCGGGTATCGCGCTGGCTCCCCCTGCCGGCGCTTAGCGTATCGGCGAACCACGTATCTGATTGATTCGTTATGAACCTCCCTCGATGATCCGCGCTCTGCTAAATGATATTTAGGCTACCTCTTTCCATATACCGCTATCGTGTAGGCAGCATATTTTTCCCCGATGCTTGGTGGTAGTCTGGCACGAGTAGGGAGGGGCTGCATCTGACTCCCTGTCTTAATGCTGAAAGCCTGGGTTGGAGGACGTATGGAGCAAAAAATCGGTTTTATCGGCTGTGGCAACATGGGCCGGGCTATTCTCGGGGGGCTACTCGCTAGCCAGTATGCGCAGGCGCAAGATATTTGGGTGTATAACCGCACCGCAGATAGCGTCAGAGCCATTGTCGATGAATATGGCGTAAAGGCGGCAGCGAATGCCCAGGCGCTGGCGGCCGAGGTGG contains the following coding sequences:
- a CDS encoding MFS transporter — its product is MERSPVKSTLMWLPLIVVCIAQIGTSGDNAVLSIATNEFIHKLAASMDQVQLANIVYSLLAGALMVFGGMLGIAKGFKRVFMAGAALCAVGEALAVMAPTMALLIWGARTLTGLGAALMIPSVLGVIVSLYEGKARAIAFGGVGAATGFAVVIMPVGAGFIMDLLGYRAAFLTLSVWFIAVFLVAWRSIPEIKPSRIRIDYLGTLLVSLGLLSFIIGCSKISLWGLIEPMSAPFTFLGVSPALPLALLGVIIMAVTVWVEKRIEEKHGAALLPRSFLRTRQVRNGLYVTGLIFVVFGGAFFVIVSWVMVVAGWSGIESGLAMMVMAIPMIVLSLTIPKKASHLSPRGVVLASTAMVVAGTVLILSALLPDGFDPILMYPGLALLGAGQGGYSSQSAMIVAAALNPRDAAQSGGIQCSTRNVWQAAGVAIIGAVMLFGSTAIFKNRIENGEVSTIVKVYVANTPVHGFMANQAMLERIQNAGASAEEAEKALAIYKIARIESARWAFWSLVLLVLLHIPGFMGIPTQGWTVRASSEKVGSD
- a CDS encoding bifunctional aspartate kinase/homoserine dehydrogenase II; the protein is MSAQAVTGQQAAERQLHKFGGSSLADVKCYLRVAGIMAEYSQPGDMMVVSAAGSTTNQLISWLKLSQSDRISAHQVQQALRRYQSELISGLLPAEMAEPLLARFIRDLERLAALLDGTVDDAVYAEVVGHGEIWSARLMAAVLQQQGMEAAWLDARDFLCAERAAQPQVDEARSHPLLQKLLAEHPAKRLVVTGFISRNCAGESVLLGRNGSDYSATQIGALAGVRKVTIWSDVAGVYSADPRKVKDACLLPLLRLDEASELARLAAPVLHARTLQPVSASDIDLQLRCSYQPQQGSTRIERVLASGNGAKIVTSHDDVCLIELHVPADHEFNHVQQEVERILTRVQLRPLARGIHRDRRLIQLCYTAEVVGSAFKLLEESAIPGLLQLRDGLALVAMVGAGVSRNPLHAHRFYQQLKEQPVEFIWQSEESISLVAVLRCGPTEALVQGLHSSLFRAEKRVGLVLFGKGNIGSRWLELFTREQGNLSARSGFEFILAGVVDSNRSLLNYEGLDASRALAFFDEEAQAMDEETLFLWMRAHPYDDLVVLDVTASAALAQQYRDFASYGFHVVSANKLAGAAASQEYRQIRDAFEKTGRHWLYNATVGAGLPVNYTVRDLRDSGDTILSISGIFSGTLSWLFLQFDGTVPFSALVDQAWQQGLTEPDPRVDLSGQDVMRKLVILAREAGYDIEPSQVRVESLVPAGGEQGSIDHFFENSEALDEQMLQRLEAANEMGLVLRYVARFDANGKARVGVEAVRADHPLAALLPCDNVFAIESRWYRDNPLVIRGPGAGRDVTAGAIQSDLNHLSRLL
- a CDS encoding amidohydrolase, producing MKMDNIAFRLIDMTSPVTLFLAKKVITMDPAAPCAECVASQHGTIVAVGPTETVMKALALHHCAIEVDDRFREYYIYPGFSEHHMHPHMMGAFLRDAHYIGYVDRKGVDGTRLPGIQSVDALIERLRQLLRHDHARLASSATQWLNCWGFDPLLLNNADVSRDVLDQVSTEYPICLSHASGHVINVNSRALTLCGYERMPADPNLFCYEDGRLNGTIAELAMMQPAIANGAARMDFSLEGLLDAGEIATRIARIHGCTSITDKGTNIPVIPGNMAAEAWIKGAAQKRLHTRVIMEPWFSTIERWRYKTWSGWEAVEALRNEYHPRLSVGNYKLLADGSIQAFTAYLLPDQSYVTPGKPNGLLLMDADAMAKHIALAESHGMSCSIHTNGNGATEAALEAIALVRANNPNPGFRHSLEHCQLATENQFYRMARLGVTPNLFANHLYFWGDVHCKYTVGPHGVRRMDACRSATRYGLKHGVHSDDMVTEVAPLFSAWCAVNRRSLTGVVYGEDQCLTVDEAMRVITYNHAWLAHQDDVRGSIELGKWADFTVLEEEATEAVRERLKDIRIIGTVIGGDDIMLN
- a CDS encoding type II toxin-antitoxin system RelE/ParE family toxin, giving the protein MMKILCFPAAEGGAAPMVHFLGQLSGKLAESIKKKLIAFSTQETIYSSSSLKILKPTIWGYKGTIYKLRVDCGAQSARVLFTLSRSNDLVVLHAFLKKTRKTPPKEAEIAIRHLAALNAGADPVPLFPHDT
- a CDS encoding universal stress protein, with product MYKNILVPVDIEEDLLTQNALEHVIYMAKLTNAEVHFLYVLPDAQAFVTAYSFGIKEFENKAVANAEEKLLTLIDHIDLPRERMSYTIRFGTPRDEALLQAEEMGADLIVIGSHRPSVKTYLLGSNAAAIVRHAKTNVLVIR
- the nudI gene encoding nucleoside triphosphatase NudI, with protein sequence MRQRIIVCPIIQNEGAFLLCKMADDRGVFPGQWALPGGGMEVGETMEAALRREIREELGESLVISEITPWTFRDDVRTKRYADGRTEEIYMVYLIFDCVSRNRDIIFNEEFQQVAWVMPEALAGMDLNEATRLTFCQKGLL